In one window of Polynucleobacter sp. AM-7D1 DNA:
- a CDS encoding type II toxin-antitoxin system VapB family antitoxin: MRTTVTIDDALYQRGLELADPEMDKADLFREAMNVFVRVQIGKRLAALGGKAPEMKNIPRRKPKDSQQS, encoded by the coding sequence ATGAGAACAACCGTAACAATTGATGATGCGCTTTACCAGCGAGGCTTAGAGCTTGCAGATCCAGAAATGGATAAGGCTGACCTTTTCCGCGAAGCAATGAATGTATTTGTCAGAGTTCAAATCGGTAAACGGTTGGCCGCACTGGGCGGAAAGGCACCTGAAATGAAGAACATCCCCCGACGCAAACCAAAGGACAGTCAGCAATCATGA
- a CDS encoding class 1 fructose-bisphosphatase, protein MSTSSTFNINFKQYLSSAKVKGVDIPAGLQELLLAVADTCSTLSHEVAQGALIGLLGSAGTGNVQGEVQQKLDVIANDLLIDGVQGCKSLAGLASEEMELPLPVQGTGDYLLLFDPLDGSSNIDVNVSIGTIFSVLKKQDPASPLQTEDFLLSGRHQVAAGYVVYGPQTTMALTLGDGVVMFTLNKVTGEFVLIKHAVEIAHSTKEFAINMSNMRHWAEPVRRYVDECLAGVSGERDKDFNMRWIASMVADVHRVLSRGGIFMYPWDQREPHKPGKLRLMYEANPMSFLVEQAGGASTNGEQLIMDMVPTELHERVSVMLGSKEEIERLQHYHSQA, encoded by the coding sequence TTGAGCACTTCAAGTACTTTTAATATCAATTTCAAGCAATATCTATCGTCCGCCAAGGTTAAGGGTGTAGACATTCCCGCGGGCCTACAAGAGTTGTTATTGGCCGTTGCCGATACTTGCTCAACCTTGAGTCATGAAGTAGCACAAGGCGCTTTAATTGGCTTATTGGGATCTGCTGGTACTGGTAATGTTCAGGGTGAAGTTCAGCAAAAGTTGGATGTCATTGCCAATGACTTATTGATCGACGGCGTACAGGGTTGCAAATCTTTAGCCGGTCTCGCTTCTGAGGAGATGGAGTTGCCGCTTCCAGTTCAAGGAACTGGCGACTACTTATTGTTGTTTGATCCGCTAGATGGCTCCTCTAATATTGATGTCAATGTCTCTATCGGAACCATTTTCTCGGTGCTGAAAAAGCAAGATCCTGCATCGCCATTGCAGACGGAGGATTTTTTATTGTCAGGTCGTCACCAAGTGGCTGCGGGTTACGTTGTCTACGGACCGCAAACTACTATGGCATTAACTCTGGGCGATGGCGTAGTGATGTTTACCTTGAATAAGGTGACCGGAGAATTTGTCTTAATTAAACATGCGGTGGAGATTGCGCATTCCACTAAAGAGTTTGCAATCAATATGTCTAATATGCGCCACTGGGCTGAGCCTGTGCGTCGCTACGTTGATGAGTGCTTGGCTGGTGTTAGTGGTGAGCGTGATAAAGATTTCAATATGCGCTGGATTGCATCCATGGTTGCCGATGTGCATCGTGTTTTATCGCGTGGTGGCATCTTTATGTACCCATGGGACCAACGTGAACCCCACAAGCCAGGCAAGTTACGCCTGATGTATGAAGCAAATCCGATGAGCTTCTTAGTGGAACAGGCTGGTGGTGCATCGACTAATGGCGAGCAACTCATCATGGATATGGTGCCCACTGAACTGCATGAGCGCGTTTCTGTTATGTTGGGTTCTAAGGAAGAAATTGAGCGTCTCCAGCACTATCACTCTCAGGCATAA
- the cphA gene encoding cyanophycin synthetase: MEITRIRMLRGPNLWSRHTALEAIVSCDETERSIDSIPHFEIKIRERFPQLGNMRRGGHNEILSLAHALEHAALGLQSQAGCPVTFSRTVQTVDVGVYQVVVEYTEEVVGRMAFDFAFGLIQATLSDVPFDLAAALSELEALYEDVRLGPSTGSIVDAAVQRNIPYRRMTEGSMVQFGWGSKQKRIQAAETSDTSAIAEAIAQDKELTKNLLAAAGVSVPTGEVVTTADDAWRAAQKIGGPIVLKPKDGNQGKGVVANIQTEAEVRAGFIVTQAFGRQTIVERYLPGADYRLLVVGNRLSAAARREPAQVVGDGKHTVSELVDLENKNPLRGDGHATALTKIRFDDIALAHLASNGLSPQYIPKTGERVLLRNNANLSTGGTATDVTDDVHPDVAASAIAAAQMIGLDIAGVDILCEAIYKPLEPQGGGIVEVNAAPGLRMHLKPSYGKGRAVGEDIINMMYPLGEDGRIPVVAVTGTNGKTTTVRLISHLLNETGLRVGMTTTDGVYINHRLIDSGDCSGPKSARNVLMHPDVDAAVLETARGGLLREGLGFDRCEVAVVTNIGEGDHLGLNYITSVEDLAILKRVIVQNVAPTGAAVLNATDPIVARMGDFCTGRVIFFSQNPHHPVIAAHRAKNKKVIYFDGTHIICSKGERVLFRYPVSEIPFTQNGVLGFQIENAMASIGAAWALGLDAEKVACGLHSFESSANAVPGRFNQFQHKGATVIADYGHNPDAMRALASAIEAMKPKKSHVVISGAGDRRDEDIRDLTRILGNSFDNVILYQDQCQRGREDGEVLKLLQEGLVGTKKAKQVKEITGEFLAIDTALNDLSAGDICLILIDQVEESLAYLKEKVQP; the protein is encoded by the coding sequence TTGGAAATCACCCGTATTCGCATGTTACGCGGCCCAAATTTATGGAGCCGCCATACCGCCCTAGAGGCTATTGTCTCTTGCGATGAAACAGAGCGCTCAATCGATTCTATTCCCCATTTTGAAATCAAGATTCGCGAACGCTTTCCCCAATTGGGCAATATGCGTCGTGGCGGCCACAATGAAATTCTCTCTCTGGCACATGCCTTAGAGCATGCTGCTTTAGGACTTCAATCTCAAGCGGGTTGCCCAGTCACTTTTAGCCGCACAGTACAAACAGTTGATGTCGGCGTCTATCAAGTCGTCGTGGAATACACAGAAGAAGTTGTTGGACGCATGGCTTTTGACTTTGCTTTTGGGCTTATTCAAGCAACCTTGAGTGATGTACCTTTTGATCTAGCTGCGGCCCTCTCAGAATTAGAAGCTTTGTATGAAGATGTTCGCCTAGGACCTAGCACTGGCTCTATCGTCGATGCTGCCGTACAAAGAAATATTCCCTACCGCCGCATGACTGAGGGCAGCATGGTGCAGTTTGGCTGGGGTAGTAAACAAAAACGCATTCAGGCAGCAGAGACTAGTGATACCAGTGCGATTGCAGAAGCGATTGCACAAGATAAAGAGCTCACCAAAAACTTATTGGCAGCTGCAGGGGTTTCTGTTCCTACTGGTGAAGTCGTTACTACTGCGGATGATGCATGGCGCGCTGCTCAAAAAATTGGTGGCCCCATTGTTCTGAAACCTAAAGATGGCAATCAAGGCAAAGGTGTTGTTGCCAATATCCAAACTGAAGCAGAGGTACGTGCTGGCTTTATAGTCACCCAAGCTTTTGGACGTCAAACCATTGTCGAGCGTTATCTCCCTGGAGCTGACTACCGCTTGCTGGTGGTGGGTAATCGCCTCTCTGCTGCAGCGCGCCGAGAGCCAGCTCAAGTGGTTGGTGACGGCAAACATACCGTCTCTGAGTTAGTTGATCTAGAGAACAAAAATCCATTGCGTGGTGATGGTCATGCAACTGCATTAACCAAGATTCGTTTTGATGACATCGCGCTTGCGCATCTAGCCAGCAATGGCCTAAGCCCGCAATACATCCCCAAGACGGGTGAGCGCGTTTTACTGCGCAATAACGCTAACCTCAGCACCGGCGGCACTGCCACTGATGTGACTGATGATGTGCACCCTGATGTAGCGGCGAGTGCAATTGCAGCAGCTCAAATGATTGGCTTAGATATTGCGGGTGTTGATATTTTGTGTGAGGCGATTTACAAACCTCTAGAGCCTCAGGGTGGTGGAATCGTTGAAGTCAACGCAGCACCCGGCTTACGTATGCACCTCAAGCCTTCTTATGGCAAGGGTCGCGCTGTTGGCGAAGACATTATCAACATGATGTACCCACTAGGTGAGGATGGACGCATTCCAGTGGTAGCCGTTACAGGTACCAATGGGAAAACCACCACCGTACGCCTCATATCTCATTTGCTCAATGAGACCGGTTTGCGAGTGGGTATGACCACCACGGATGGCGTATACATTAACCATCGCTTAATTGATTCTGGTGATTGCAGCGGCCCTAAGAGCGCTCGCAATGTCCTGATGCATCCTGATGTTGATGCTGCCGTGCTCGAAACTGCCCGAGGTGGTTTGCTGCGCGAGGGTCTTGGCTTTGACCGTTGTGAAGTAGCTGTTGTGACCAATATTGGTGAAGGTGATCACCTAGGACTGAACTACATCACTAGCGTAGAGGATTTAGCGATCCTGAAGCGGGTCATTGTTCAGAACGTTGCCCCTACTGGCGCCGCAGTGCTCAATGCAACAGATCCCATCGTAGCCAGAATGGGTGATTTCTGCACTGGTCGAGTGATCTTCTTTTCTCAAAATCCACATCATCCCGTCATTGCAGCCCATCGAGCGAAGAATAAAAAAGTAATTTATTTTGATGGCACTCACATCATCTGCTCTAAAGGAGAACGCGTACTTTTCCGCTACCCAGTCAGTGAGATTCCATTCACACAAAATGGTGTACTGGGCTTCCAGATTGAAAATGCGATGGCATCTATTGGTGCAGCCTGGGCCCTAGGTTTAGACGCAGAAAAAGTGGCTTGCGGCCTCCATTCCTTTGAGAGTTCAGCTAATGCAGTACCTGGACGCTTTAATCAATTCCAGCATAAGGGCGCCACTGTGATTGCTGACTATGGTCATAATCCAGATGCCATGCGTGCACTAGCCAGCGCTATCGAGGCCATGAAACCCAAAAAGAGTCATGTGGTGATCAGTGGTGCCGGCGATCGTCGGGATGAAGATATTCGTGACCTGACTCGCATTCTTGGTAATAGCTTTGACAATGTCATTCTTTATCAAGATCAGTGTCAACGTGGTCGCGAAGATGGTGAAGTCTTAAAGCTTTTGCAAGAAGGTTTAGTAGGCACCAAGAAAGCTAAACAAGTTAAAGAGATTACCGGTGAATTCCTCGCCATTGATACCGCACTCAATGATTTATCTGCTGGTGATATCTGCCTGATCCTCATTGATCAAGTAGAAGAATCTCTAGCCTACCTTAAAGAGAAAGTTCAGCCTTAA
- the cphA gene encoding cyanophycin synthetase has translation MPQLLDKTIEILSHRHLRGPNMWSYNPALEVLIDIGDLEDYPSDLIPGFYDRLSKCLPSLHEHRCSYGEPGGFLKRVEEGTWPGHILEHLTIELQNLAGIAGGFGRARDGGRRGVYKVIVSATEEAVTLQAFKFARDLLLTLIQDNGDAIAQREQIIEELRDLSDDLCLGPSTACIVNAATVREIPYIRLSSGNLVQLGYGSKQRRIWTAETDQTSAIAETISRDKDLTKSLLASAGVPIPEGRVVTSPDDAWEAAQDIGLPVVVKPIDGNHGRGVFINLYTQQEIEAAYAVAINEGSEVLVERHIIGDEHRLLVVGNKVVAAAKGETVWITGDGKHTVLELIQIQINSDPRRGTTEECPLNPVRIDSAVELELARQKLTGDSIPAVDQKVLIQSNGNVAFDVTDLVHPEVAHQVALAARVVGLEIAGIDLVAQDISKPLESQNAAIVEVNAGPGLLMHLKPASGTPQPVGEEIANHLFPPGYDFRIPIVGISGNSGRTIVAEMVAHFIRLTNVHVGLSTNLGLYFGNRLIKKTSSSHWENARRTLQNRAIEVAVLENDNASLLLEGLAYDQCQVGVVLNIDPLKLFPEHNISEEDQLFNVVRTQVDVVLPAGTSVLNADDPMIVKMAELSKGEVMYFSQEPNSPVVTAHQEKDGRSIIVSPSVITLKQGKLDKLVIPIPPAVKESSLEWAPHLSLAAAIGAAWALDIPFNVIEAGVETFVSSSNIPAGV, from the coding sequence ATGCCCCAATTACTAGATAAAACCATTGAAATCCTGAGCCACCGACATCTGCGTGGCCCCAATATGTGGAGCTACAACCCTGCGCTTGAGGTTTTGATCGACATTGGTGACCTGGAAGACTATCCGTCTGACTTAATTCCCGGCTTCTACGATCGTCTCTCTAAGTGTCTTCCAAGCTTACATGAGCATCGCTGCAGTTATGGGGAACCCGGTGGTTTCTTAAAACGTGTTGAAGAGGGCACTTGGCCTGGGCACATTCTCGAGCATCTCACTATCGAGCTTCAAAACCTAGCTGGAATAGCTGGTGGTTTTGGTAGAGCGCGTGATGGTGGTCGCCGAGGCGTTTACAAAGTCATTGTGAGTGCCACTGAAGAAGCGGTGACATTGCAAGCATTTAAGTTTGCGCGTGACCTCCTCCTCACCCTCATTCAAGATAATGGTGATGCCATTGCCCAACGAGAGCAGATCATTGAAGAGCTTCGTGATTTAAGTGACGATCTTTGTCTTGGTCCTAGTACAGCTTGCATTGTCAACGCTGCTACTGTCCGAGAAATTCCCTACATCAGACTATCTAGCGGCAACTTAGTTCAACTCGGATATGGCTCCAAGCAACGACGTATTTGGACAGCAGAAACTGATCAAACTAGCGCCATCGCAGAAACTATTTCGCGCGATAAAGATCTGACTAAGAGCTTGCTCGCAAGCGCGGGGGTTCCAATCCCTGAAGGTAGAGTTGTCACAAGTCCTGATGATGCTTGGGAAGCCGCACAAGATATTGGCTTACCAGTAGTGGTGAAGCCAATTGATGGCAACCATGGCCGTGGCGTATTTATCAACCTCTATACCCAACAAGAAATTGAAGCAGCCTACGCTGTAGCAATCAATGAAGGTAGCGAGGTTTTAGTTGAGCGCCACATCATTGGCGATGAACATCGCTTGTTAGTAGTCGGCAATAAAGTAGTGGCAGCCGCGAAAGGTGAAACAGTTTGGATCACCGGTGATGGCAAGCATACTGTGCTTGAACTTATTCAAATTCAGATTAATTCTGATCCACGACGTGGCACGACCGAAGAGTGCCCTCTCAACCCAGTTCGGATCGATTCTGCAGTTGAGCTAGAGCTGGCTCGCCAAAAACTAACTGGTGACAGTATTCCGGCGGTTGATCAAAAAGTATTGATTCAAAGTAATGGCAATGTGGCATTTGATGTGACTGATTTAGTTCACCCTGAAGTAGCCCACCAAGTAGCTTTGGCTGCACGCGTTGTAGGACTTGAAATTGCGGGAATTGACCTCGTTGCACAAGATATTAGTAAGCCACTAGAGTCGCAGAACGCGGCTATTGTTGAAGTGAATGCAGGTCCAGGCTTATTGATGCACTTAAAACCTGCCAGTGGCACTCCACAACCTGTTGGCGAAGAAATTGCAAATCATCTCTTTCCTCCAGGATACGATTTCAGAATTCCAATCGTTGGTATTAGCGGTAATTCCGGAAGAACTATCGTCGCTGAAATGGTTGCCCACTTTATTAGATTGACTAATGTGCATGTCGGGCTCTCTACCAATCTTGGCCTGTATTTTGGCAACCGATTGATTAAAAAAACCTCTTCTTCCCATTGGGAAAATGCACGACGCACTCTTCAAAATAGAGCGATTGAAGTTGCCGTCCTTGAGAATGACAATGCATCCTTATTGCTAGAGGGTCTCGCATATGATCAATGCCAGGTTGGGGTCGTCCTCAATATTGATCCACTCAAACTCTTTCCTGAACATAACATCAGCGAAGAAGATCAATTATTTAATGTAGTGCGTACCCAGGTTGATGTCGTATTACCCGCTGGCACCAGCGTATTAAATGCAGATGATCCAATGATTGTCAAAATGGCTGAGCTCAGTAAAGGTGAAGTCATGTACTTCTCTCAAGAGCCAAACTCTCCTGTAGTCACTGCTCACCAAGAAAAAGATGGTCGCTCAATTATTGTGAGCCCGTCTGTAATTACACTCAAGCAAGGCAAGCTAGACAAGTTGGTGATTCCAATTCCTCCAGCAGTGAAGGAGTCATCCCTTGAATGGGCGCCACACTTAAGCCTTGCAGCTGCTATTGGTGCGGCCTGGGCTTTGGATATTCCTTTCAACGTTATCGAAGCTGGAGTTGAAACATTTGTTTCTAGCTCCAATATTCCAGCAGGGGTTTAA
- a CDS encoding ABC transporter ATP-binding protein, translated as MKPDISPSVPSVPIQWVAALEADQSPVKGLDSILAWVELDLDDAMRFEKSLLCLIPSGLFWTDGTHSEFWPISSGAHLHQGDHAGVGYLKLESEVSLQKLWRFTLAVNPQILRLQSAYKQCMGGAQVGKESEASEYDKQVCPVCLSPKPANSEACPTCDPEEDAPPSTLTLFKLWRFARPYKKELLLGFVLTLLSTGATLIPPYLTMPLMDHVLIPYEKGNPIDFNLASKYLIALFVAAIVAWGLGWWKTYLLALVSERIGADLRNTTFEHLLKLSLEYFGGKRTGDLIARIGAETDRICVFLSLYALDFATDVIMITMTAAILVSIDPLLALVTLAPLPFIVWMIHVVRDKLRFGFEKIDRIWSEVTNILADTIPGIRVVKAFAQEERELKRFVDSNKHNLQINDRVNRVWGLFSPTVTLLTETGLLVVWGFGIWQVAHQKVTVGVLIAFLAYIGRFYIRLDSMSRIVSHTQKAAAGAKRIFDILDHISSVPEPINPAPLGQVKGQISLRGVGFRYGNRAVSKGIDLDIAPGEMIGLVGHSGSGKSTLVNLICRFYDVSSGAITLDGRDIRSIGIADYRKRIGLVLQEPFLFFGTIAENIAYGKPDATREEIIEAARAAHAHEFILRLPLGYDSLVGERGQSLSGGERQRISIARALLINPSILILDEATSSVDTTTEKEIQRALDNLVKGRTTIAIAHRLSTLRKADRLVVLDKGEIVEIGSHEQLMDAQGAYYALYQAQLRHAAELVEGGAIGESIDESQNTRDEERLQVIAKETGGGV; from the coding sequence ATGAAGCCAGACATTTCCCCATCCGTACCCTCTGTGCCCATTCAATGGGTTGCTGCATTAGAGGCCGATCAGTCCCCGGTAAAAGGGCTGGATTCCATACTGGCGTGGGTTGAGCTGGATCTTGACGATGCTATGCGCTTTGAAAAAAGCCTACTTTGCTTGATCCCGTCAGGGCTATTTTGGACGGATGGCACTCACTCAGAATTTTGGCCGATTAGCTCTGGAGCCCATCTTCACCAGGGTGATCATGCTGGAGTGGGTTATCTGAAATTAGAGTCTGAGGTCTCTTTACAGAAGCTTTGGCGCTTTACTTTGGCTGTTAATCCGCAAATATTGCGTCTTCAGAGTGCCTATAAGCAGTGCATGGGAGGCGCCCAGGTCGGCAAAGAGTCTGAGGCTTCTGAATACGATAAACAGGTTTGCCCAGTTTGTTTGAGTCCGAAGCCTGCCAATTCAGAAGCTTGCCCCACCTGTGATCCAGAAGAGGATGCTCCGCCATCTACCTTGACCCTGTTTAAGCTGTGGCGTTTTGCTCGCCCCTATAAAAAAGAGCTTTTATTGGGCTTTGTTCTGACTTTGCTCTCAACCGGCGCTACTTTGATCCCGCCTTATTTGACGATGCCTTTAATGGATCACGTATTGATTCCATATGAAAAAGGTAACCCGATTGACTTCAATTTAGCCAGCAAATATCTCATTGCTTTATTTGTTGCCGCGATCGTCGCCTGGGGTTTGGGTTGGTGGAAAACATACTTACTTGCATTGGTGAGTGAACGTATCGGGGCAGATTTGCGCAATACCACTTTTGAGCATTTGCTGAAATTGTCTTTAGAGTATTTTGGCGGCAAAAGAACTGGTGACTTGATTGCGCGTATTGGCGCAGAGACAGATCGCATTTGCGTATTTTTATCTTTGTACGCTTTGGACTTTGCGACCGATGTGATCATGATCACCATGACGGCGGCAATTTTAGTTTCGATTGATCCCTTGCTGGCATTAGTAACTCTCGCACCATTGCCATTTATCGTGTGGATGATTCATGTGGTTCGAGACAAGCTGCGTTTTGGTTTTGAAAAGATTGATCGCATTTGGTCTGAAGTGACTAATATTTTGGCGGATACGATTCCAGGCATTCGGGTTGTCAAGGCTTTTGCTCAAGAAGAACGCGAGCTCAAACGTTTTGTAGATTCGAATAAACACAACTTGCAAATTAATGATCGCGTTAATCGAGTATGGGGTTTGTTCTCGCCAACAGTTACGCTATTAACTGAAACTGGCCTCTTGGTGGTCTGGGGTTTTGGTATTTGGCAGGTGGCTCATCAAAAAGTGACGGTAGGTGTGTTGATTGCTTTCTTGGCCTATATCGGACGCTTTTACATTCGATTAGATTCCATGAGCCGTATTGTTTCGCATACCCAAAAAGCTGCTGCTGGTGCCAAACGTATTTTTGATATCTTGGATCATATTTCTAGTGTTCCCGAGCCAATCAATCCAGCGCCATTGGGGCAAGTGAAGGGTCAAATCTCCTTACGGGGCGTGGGTTTCCGCTACGGTAACCGAGCCGTTTCTAAAGGGATTGATTTGGATATTGCCCCTGGAGAAATGATCGGTTTAGTGGGGCATAGCGGCTCAGGTAAGAGTACGCTAGTGAATTTGATTTGCCGCTTTTATGATGTGAGTTCAGGCGCCATCACATTAGACGGGCGCGACATCCGTAGCATCGGAATTGCAGACTATCGCAAGCGCATTGGTTTGGTTCTGCAAGAGCCATTCTTATTCTTTGGCACGATTGCGGAAAATATTGCGTACGGAAAGCCGGATGCAACACGCGAAGAAATTATTGAAGCAGCGCGCGCTGCACATGCGCATGAATTTATTTTGCGCTTACCGTTGGGTTACGACTCCTTGGTGGGTGAGCGCGGCCAATCTCTTTCTGGTGGAGAGCGTCAACGTATCTCCATTGCACGTGCGCTCTTAATTAATCCAAGTATTTTGATCTTGGATGAAGCAACTTCATCGGTAGACACCACAACTGAAAAAGAAATTCAGCGCGCCTTGGATAATCTGGTGAAAGGTCGCACGACGATTGCGATTGCCCACCGCCTTTCTACTCTTCGAAAAGCAGACCGCTTGGTTGTGCTGGATAAGGGGGAGATTGTGGAGATTGGCTCACACGAACAATTGATGGATGCACAGGGAGCGTATTACGCCTTGTATCAGGCGCAACTCCGGCACGCTGCAGAATTGGTTGAGGGTGGTGCTATTGGTGAGAGCATTGACGAGAGTCAAAACACAAGAGATGAAGAGCGTCTTCAAGTTATTGCCAAGGAAACTGGGGGAGGTGTATGA
- a CDS encoding DUF1854 domain-containing protein: MSHHQKSHTLDRDALGRLVFTDADGIEHIGVFPVRAFPITQPEAGISIMDQSGKELCWFDDAKSIPKGELALIQEELAAREFMPVIKKITKVSTFATPSLWDIETDRGPTRIRLKGEEDIRRIAGNTLLIADSNGLQFLIPDSTQLDKVSKKLLDRFR, from the coding sequence ATGAGTCATCATCAAAAATCACACACCCTAGATCGCGATGCCCTTGGGCGCCTGGTATTTACCGATGCTGATGGTATCGAGCATATTGGCGTCTTTCCAGTAAGGGCATTTCCGATTACACAGCCAGAGGCCGGAATCTCCATCATGGACCAGTCCGGCAAAGAGTTGTGCTGGTTTGATGATGCTAAGAGCATTCCAAAAGGTGAGTTAGCCCTGATTCAGGAAGAATTGGCAGCTCGCGAATTTATGCCCGTGATTAAAAAGATCACCAAGGTATCCACTTTTGCCACTCCAAGTCTTTGGGATATCGAAACTGACCGAGGCCCCACCAGAATTCGTCTGAAGGGCGAGGAAGACATTCGCCGTATTGCCGGAAATACACTGCTAATAGCTGACTCTAATGGCCTGCAGTTCTTGATCCCAGACTCCACTCAGCTCGATAAAGTCAGCAAGAAGCTTTTAGATCGGTTCAGATAG